A single window of Plasmodium reichenowi strain SY57 chromosome 12, whole genome shotgun sequence DNA harbors:
- a CDS encoding transporter, putative: MQAVSMEGKFHECHIQSKDSYIKSRTHTKVLLFSYFCFFVYTWYVNIVCVYPLNFSSTYFIYYFILQGLGGIFLGFFSDIYGRKICLNISFFILLIIFILSFITVKTSFFLFYQNIPTTNNNEKGLDLFFYSNTPHTQINTYHEKKIYIPNNNNNNNNNNNNNNNNNNNNNNNNNNNSAYFNYKDIYTFLMNYKQHIKGNDEYIKRDTDIKDHPNYNYLYININNDEIKDNISVENNFINNDHLDDTNNLIINNKKKKTNKKSYNKMGYSSHTNKNNNPDIQNDHKNDDNNNNNNNKDKDNSYNYTYEDDHFVYHPNKHINYYEIYFKNKNNNNKNKSKKQKKKYYHDDIMMEANNNENLNDENYMESQISQEELHQTILDIMKKTLEGINKKYILTNDNTFINFMNLCIDKNINYNKNNNNNNNNNNNNNHLIHMINDIYKLENDNISIVENSHTYRTPNNTLNNLRTKKIQIITSIINNNISNIQEICINEMINIYRIFKKMNCLKTNIEYTPNNNNNNNNNNDDDDGGEGDIYGIERCLELIHKDIIKHNNSNNSINNQNYNNYNQDNKQTSLYYQTNISNEKMSSQHSDEDNNMNDNQKFILYFYKIIFYSITCLSGLFIKGINNILCLIITENINAKYKTKAVSLIFILESLSLIIIRSLFYFNHLINIFLLYKINLAVCFFLNLLNIFILNKYCDKLSIPILEIQKKILQNFYTNNNWKSMEYFQPDISQISSYKQKNLSQEENKNNNMSLLLSSMENKNITSTDKVNHSHGYKNKQNIQSDGNNQNNQNNDNHEKDLKLDINHMHNSNQNSNPDYSHHDNYSDSSDDDEDDENDEDHEDHEDHDDQQKQLKDEKQEEKEPRYNLEKTKSYKKQKKKYKKKNKKKKKKNSSDDYMKDLSFDELLENNFRKSKKKNINESEKKLCANTCINYNHILNCNIIKDSEEDLFMEKIKDSKEFIEYKQYLKNNNIFKIYIKWLYYTLYAYKYLIISLCILNFLFNFLYISFFIIYNIFIYDIKSSKNFYKMNDSFIILNSIILIFYIFLYFYLHRIILKILNLFGYLLITFVSFSLILFLYSTSYFHISLYDNTYIIYTIIFYLFLFIPNVSLFLFSINYFHTIHKGFLLGVFTFIGNLGFVSYTIFRFIIQEQYMTLYNLIFSCVICIISCIFIILFIPQINSCIDLHIVDHSYFNHFLLYGYNKKKVSPLFTSLTFPCEISHT; the protein is encoded by the coding sequence atgCAAGCCGTAAGTATGGAAGGTAAATTTCATGAGTGTCATATTCAATCAAAAGACAGTTATATTAAATCAAGAACGCACACAAAAGTGTTGCTGTTCTCttatttttgtttctttGTTTATACCTGGTATGTTAATATAGTGTGTGTGTATCCATTAAATTTTAGTAGCAcgtattttatttattattttatattacaaGGTTTAGGAGGTATATTCCTTGGGTTTTTTTCAGATATATATGgaagaaaaatatgtttaaatatatccttttttattttattaataatatttattctttcttttattaCGGTGAAAACatctttctttttgttttatcAAAACATACCTACAACCAATAATAATGAGAAGGGCCTAGATTTGTTCTTTTATAGTAATACACCTCATAcacaaataaatacatatcatgaaaaaaaaatatatatacctaataataacaataataataacaacaacaataataataataacaacaataataataataataataataataataataacaatagtgcttattttaattataaagatattTACACCTTTTTAATGAACTATAAACAACACATAAAAGGAaatgatgaatatataaagagGGACACCGATATAAAGGATCATCctaattataattatctttatattaatataaataatgatgaaatcaaagataatataagtgttgagaataattttataaataatgatcaTCTAGATGATACCAAcaatttaattattaataataaaaaaaaaaaaacaaataaaaagagCTACAACAAAATGGGATATTCATCACacacaaataaaaataataaccCTGATATTCAAAATGatcataaaaatgatgataataataataataataataataaagataaggacaattcttataattatacTTATGAAGATGATCATTTTGTATATCATCctaataaacatataaactattatgaaatatattttaaaaacaaaaataacaacaataaaaataaaagtaaaaaacaaaaaaaaaaatattatcatgaCGACATTATGATGGAAGCAAATAACAATGAAAATTTGAATGACGAGAATTATATGGAAAGCCAAATATCACAAGAAGAGCTACATCAAACTATTTTAgatataatgaaaaaaacaTTGGAAGGTattaataagaaatatatattaacaaatgataatacgtttattaattttatgaatttatgtatagacaaaaatataaattataataaaaacaacaacaacaataataacaacaacaacaataataatcatcttatacatatgattaatgatatatataaactaGAAAATGACAATATTTCTATTGTTGAAAATTCACATACTTATAGAACACCTAATAATactttaaataatttaagaacgaaaaaaatacaaataattacttctataattaataataatataagtaatatccaagaaatatgtattaatgaaatgataaatatatatagaatctttaaaaaaatgaattgtttaaaaacaaatatagAATACACAcctaataataataataataataataataataatgatgatgatgatggTGGTGAAGGCGATATATATGGTATTGAACGATGCTTAGAACTCATAcataaagatataataaaacataataatagtaataatagtatAAACAATCAAAATTATAACAACTATAATCAAGATAATAAACAAActtctttatattatcaaacTAATATATCTAATGAAAAAATGTCATCTCAACATTCtgatgaagataataatatgaatgacaatcaaaaatttatattatatttttataaaattatattttatagtATTACATGTCTCAGTGGTTTATTCATTAAAGGAATTaacaatattttatgtttaatTATTACAGAAAATATAAACGCGAAATATAAAACTAAAGCAGTGTCTCTCATATTCATTTTAGAAAGTTTAtctttaattattattcgctctttattttattttaaccaccttataaatatatttcttttatacaaaataaatttagCAGTAtgcttttttttaaacctattaaatatttttatattaaataaatattgtgATAAGCTTAGCATACCAATCTTagaaatacaaaaaaaaattttacaaaatttttatacaaataataattggAAATCCATGGAATATTTTCAACCTGACATTTCACAAATCAGTTCctataaacaaaaaaatttaagtcaagaagaaaataaaaacaacaATATGTCTTTGCTCTTGAGCAGCATggaaaataagaatataacATCGACTGATAAGGTCAATCATTCACAtggatataaaaataaacaaaacaTACAAAGTGATGGtaataatcaaaataatcaaaataatgaCAATCATGAAAAAGATCTAAAATTAGATATAAATCATATGCACAACTCGAACCAAAATAGTAACCCGGATTATAGTCACCATGATAATTACAGTGATTCAAGCGACGACGATGAAGACGATGAAAACGATGAAGACCATGAAGACCATGAAGACCATGATGATCAACAAAAACAACTGAAAGATGAAAAacaagaagaaaaagaacCAAGATataatttagaaaaaacaaaatcatacaagaaacaaaaaaaaaaatataaaaaaaaaaataaaaaaaaaaaaaaaaaaaattcaagTGATGATTATATGAAAGACCTTTCCTTTGATGAACTCcttgaaaataattttcgaaaatcaaaaaaaaaaaatataaatgaatctgaaaaaaaattatgcGCAAATACTtgtataaattataatcatatattaaattgtaatattataaaagataGTGAAGAAGATTTATTtatggaaaaaataaaagatagtaaagaatttatagaatataaacaatatcttaaaaataataatatatttaaaatatatatcaaatggttatattatacattatatgcatataaatatttaattatatcattatgtatattaaatttCTTATTCAATTTCCTATATATTAgtttctttattatatataatatatttatatatgatataaagAGTTCTAAAAATTTCTATAAAATGAATgattcatttattattttaaattctataatacttatattctatatattcttatatttctatttacatcgtattatattaaaaatattaaatttatttgGATATTTATTAATCACATTTGTATCCTTTTCActtatattgtttttatattctacctcatattttcatatatctttatatgataatacatatattatttatactatTATCTTCTATctattcttatttataCCAAATGTATctctatttttattttctataaatTACTTTCATACTATACACAAAGGATTCCTACTAGGTGTCTTTACATTTATAGGAAACCTCGGATTCGTATCCTATACAATATTCAGATTTATTATACAAGAACAATATATGACACTCTACAATCTAATATTCTCCTGTGTTATCTGTATTATATCGtgcatatttattattctcTTTATTCCACAAATCAACTCATGCATAGATTTGCATATTGTGGACCACTCATATTTTAATcatttcttattatatgGATATAACAAAAAGAAGGTATCACCCCTCTTCACCTCACTAACATTCCCATGTGAAATTTCCCACACATGA
- a CDS encoding cytochrome c1 heme lyase, putative produces the protein MNEQKENINIKNISNHNNSDGKEKSSIPSKNGSWYYPSQKQFYNTTKKKGYSFSQEDLNMALKIHNAVNEETWNKIMKREEKYFDICKEQKLIKFVGYPTKLSIKAFMLTLIGYNKPFDRHEWYIDRCGNTIKYIIDYYDGKKEKNSAVSIYIDARPQLNHQNAIDNVKIIYIKICRFLNNLF, from the exons atgaatgaacaaaaagaaaatataaatattaaaaatattagtaatcataataattcaGATGGAAAAGAAAAGTCTTCCATTCCGTCAAAAAATGGGAGTTGGTACTATCCATCCCAGAAACAATTTTATAAcacaacaaaaaaaaaag GTTACTCCTTCTCTCAAGAAGATTTAAATATGGCCTTAAAAATTCACAATGCTGTCAATGAAGAAACATGgaataaaattatgaaaagagaagaaaaatatttcgACATATGTaaagaacaaaaattaataaagtTTGTAGGATATCCTACAAAATTATCCATTAAAGCTTTTATGTTAACCCTCATAGGTTATAACAAACCTTTTGATAGACACGAGTGGTACATAGACAGATGTGGAAATACAATcaa atatattattgatTACTATGATgggaaaaaagaaaaaaattctgCAGTCTCAATTTATATTGATGCCAGACCACAACTCAATCATCAAAATGCAATAGATAAtgttaaaattatttatataaagattTGTAGGTTTTTAAATAaccttttttaa
- a CDS encoding Sua5/YciO/YrdC family protein, putative — protein sequence MALIIKGNEIFENEDLRKKLKEHIEGDKLIGIPTETVYGLGGNSLSERSLQNIFRMKNRPVSDPIISHVYNIYQAYDQLYHINIYEKYIIYILSKYFWPGPLSIIAKAKKETPLILTAYSQFCAVRVPDNIITREIIKICNTPIAAPSANKFQHISPTNSLHVYDEFKNEDLLIFDDGQCDIGIESTVLKITKYRIDHEDKNTEELIKKNDVNVMKDIKKINNINVNNSEGNYPVEIISDEEYECECNEELSFLRAATNSKESASNMEVYEKLKNIFDLLDHLSSINNNNDDNNNNDDNNNNDNNNNNNNNNNNNNMIVDKILKYKSLYNYSIKIYRRGKYTKGDIQNVLNRYDLLKDINVEMYEKIKFENLDIFKNEYPKSGIKDYRCDNINKEDDIYKTFNNRIEKNEVCPGLLLTHYSPFVSTYLLDIILCKTIEKKNKAELLERNNNVCKKINLNKCVLLDIGSSLLKYDKNFLKYINICYDNLELNERIKYITKQFFLFLRQAERLAIENNADNILISIVNIKSCDENYLSVFDRIYRAASGKMINLFIDDKDIIAYIK from the coding sequence atggCGTTAATAATTAAAGGGAATGAAATATTTGAAAATGAGGATTTAagaaagaaattaaaagaacATATAGAAGGAGATAAATTAATAGGAATACCTACCGAGACTGTGTATGGTTTAGGTGGTAATTCATTAAGTGAGAGGTctttacaaaatatatttcgAATGAAAAATCGACCAGTAAGTGATCCTATTATATcacatgtatataatatatatcaagCTTATGATCAGTTATATCacattaatatttatgagaaatatattatttatattttaagtAAGTATTTTTGGCCAGGACCTTTATCTATAATAGCAAAAGCAAAAAAAGAAACTCCTTTAATATTAACTGCGTATAGCCAATTTTGTGCTGTTAGAGTTCCAGATAATATCATTACACgagaaataataaaaatatgtaacACACCTATAGCTGCTCCTTCAGCTAATAAATTTCAACACATAAGTCCTACAAATAGTTTACATGTGTATGatgaatttaaaaatgaagatcttttaatatttgaTGATGGACAATGTGATATAGGGATCGAATCCACCGTACTAAAAATAACAAAGTATAGGATAGACCATGAGGATAAAAATACGGAAGagttaataaaaaaaaatgatgtaAATGTTATGaaggatataaaaaaaataaataatataaatgtaaataattcTGAAGGAAACTACCCTGTGGAAATTATAAGTGATGAAGAATATGAATGTGAATGTAACGAAGAATTATCATTTCTACGTGCTGCTACGAATTCAAAGGAGTCAGCGAGCAATATGGAAgtatatgaaaaattaaaaaatatctttGATTTACTTGATCATCTGAGTTCAatcaataataataatgatgataataataataatgatgataataataataatgataataataataataataataataataataataataataatatgattgttgataaaatattaaaatataaatctttatataattattccattaaaatatatagaagaGGGAAATATACAAAAGGGGATATTCAAAATGTTTTAAACAGATATGATTTgttaaaagatataaatgttgaaatgtatgaaaaaataaaatttgaAAACTTGGATATCTTCAAGAATGAGTATCCCAAGTCTGGTATTAAAGATTATAGAtgtgataatataaataaagaggatgatatttacaaaacatttaataataggattgaaaaaaatgaagtaTGTCCAGGACTTTTATTAACACATTATAGCCCTTTTGTATCTACATATCTTTtagatattatattatgtaaaactatagaaaaaaaaaacaaagCAGAATTATtagaaagaaataataatgtgtgtaaaaaaataaatcttAATAAATGTGTTTTATTAGATATAGGAAGTTCCCTTTTGAAATATGATAAGaactttttaaaatatattaatatatgttatgATAATCTTGAATTAAAtgaaagaataaaatatataacgaaacaattttttttatttttaagaCAGGCTGAACGGTTAGCTATAGAAAACAATGCAGacaatattttaatatctattgttaatataaaaagttgtgatgaaaattatttatcCGTATTTGATAGAATCTATAGAGCAGCCTCTGGAAAAATGATAAATCTGTTTATTGACGATAAGGATATAATAGcttacataaaataa
- a CDS encoding nucleosome assembly protein, putative — translation PIPPEEEKEISSLLESIKIDDDKMTDLTEEQKETLKKLKLYQKEYYDYESKFEYELFLLRQKYHDLYGPIYDKRREALVGNGEAKIGTPNLPEFWLRALRNNNTVSHVIEDHDEEILVYLNDIRCDYIKKNKEKKEGFILSFYFATNPFFSNSVLTKTYHMKCVDCDNEPVLLHTEATVIDWYDNKNILKKNVVKKQHNKNSREVKTVQQTVNRDSFFHFFTSHKVPNSNVIKQLSKHEVAQLEMIIEGDYEVALTIKERIIPYAVDYYLGIIIESESNSIVSDVDSSYSSSENNSNYNSYESNNSAYNDENSNVDTNEYDDNEEEEEGAKSNEDPLTS, via the exons CCAATTCCACCTGAAgaagaaaaggaaatatCATCACTTTTAGAGAGCATTAAAATTG ACGATGATAAAATGACTGATTTGACTGAAGAACAAAAGGAAACGTTAAAGAAGTTGAAACTTTATCAGAAAGAGTACTACGATTACGAATCTAAATTTGAATATGAGTTATTTTTGTTAAGACAGAAATATCATGATTTATATGGTCCTATTTATGACAAGAGAAGAGAAGCTTTAGTAGGTAATGGTGAAGCAAAGATTGGTACACCTAATTTGCCAGAGTTTTGGTTAAGAGCATTAAGGAATAATAACACAGTGAGTCATGTTATTGAAGATCATGATGAAGAGATATTAGTATATTTGAATGATATAAGATGtgattatattaaaaagaataaagaaaagaaggaaggttttattttatcattttattttgcAACAAATCCTTTTTTTAGTAATTCTGTATTAACAAAAACATATCATATGAAATGTGTAGATTGTGATAACGAGCCAGTGTTATTACATACAGAAGCAACAGTAATTGATTGGTATGATAAcaaaaacatattaaagaaaaatgtgGTGAAAAAGCAACACAATAAAAATTCAAGAGAAGTAAAAACTGTTCAACAAACAGTTAATAGAGATAGTTTCTTTCACTTTTTTACTAGTCATAAGGTACCTAATTCAAATGTTATTAAACAATTAAGCAAACATGAAGTTGCTCAATTAGAAATGATAATAGAAGGAGACTATGAAGTTGCCTTAACGATTAAGGAAAGAATTATACCCTATGCAGTTGACTATTATCTTGGTATTATTATCGAGAGTGAAAGCAATAGTATTGTTAGTGATGTCGACAGTAGTTATAGTAGTAGtgaaaataatagtaaCTATAATAGTTATGAAAGTAATAATAGTGCATACAATGATGAAAATAGTAATGTTGATACAAATgaatatgatgataatgaagaagaagagGAAGGAGCAAAGAGCAATGAGGATCCTCTTACTTCttaa